The Drosophila bipectinata strain 14024-0381.07 chromosome 2L, DbipHiC1v2, whole genome shotgun sequence genome has a segment encoding these proteins:
- the ND-13A gene encoding NADH dehydrogenase [ubiquinone] iron-sulfur protein 6, mitochondrial, giving the protein MASKQLVNKLANLGRPCQTWMAPLAAVRHKSSRCDIEKVTHTGQVFDKDDYRNVRFTNATRYVNDNWGIKLIEEVPPKECTERVVFCDGGDGPLGHPKVYINLDKPGNHTCGYCGLRFVKKDEHH; this is encoded by the exons ATGGCCAGCAAGCAATTGGTAAACAAATTGGCCAACCTTGGCCGCCCATGTCAAACATGGATGGCACCATTGGCCGCCGTTCGCCACAAAAGCTCTCGGTGCGATATCGAGAAGGTCACTCACACCGGCCAG GTTTTCGACAAGGATGACTACCGCAACGTGCGTTTCACCAACGCCACACGTTATGTGAACGACAACTGGGGCATCAAGCTGATCGAGGAGGTGCCTCCCAAGGAGTGCACCGAACGCGTGGTGTTCTGTGATGGCGGCGATGGTCCCCTTGGCCATCCCAAGGTGTACATCAACCTG GACAAGCCCGGAAATCACACCTGCGGCTACTGTGGCCTGCGTTTTGTTAAGAAGGATGAGCATCATTAG